In Nocardia sp. NBC_01327, the genomic stretch CTGGAGGATCGCACCGTCGTCATCGTGGACGAATGTCTCACCGAGGCGGGCACAGTGCGTGATGCCTGCCGGATGGCGCGCATGCACGGAGCCATTCGGGTCGCCGTCGCCGTCCCGGTCGCTGGGCGGCAGGCGCTGAGCGGTCTGTCCCCCTATGCGGACAAGATCGTCTGCCTCCATGCCCCGGCGCAATCGCCGACCGCGGGCCACTGGTACCGCGACGGCGCACCGACCACCAGCACCGACATCGCGTCGATGCTGGGCACGAATCATTCGGCGGTGGCATCCGATTCGGCTGCTGCCGCCGAATCGGCGGCGGGCTTCGACGGGGCCAGCCGGATCACTCCGGCATCCAGGTCGACGTCCATGCGCGGGCGATGGCCCTGACCGTCGCTGTCGCCACTGCCCTCGTCGTCGAGTTTCTTGCCCGGGAATAGTTCACCGATGACACCCACCCGTTCACCATAGCCCCGCAGTGGTCAGGATGGCTCCGAGCCCGCTCCGAGCGCATCCATGAGCTGCTCCTCGGTGATCGGCGGGACCGGCAGCGGATGTGCGGCCGCGGCGCGCAGGCCGTCGAAGACGAAGGCGAGATGGCGGCGCCAGGCGTCGGGGGCCAGCGTTCCCGTCGCCTCGACGATCCGGGTGTGCGCCCAGGTGATGAAGGCGATGTCCTCGAGTACCCAGTCGGCGCGCAGTACTCCGGCTTGCTGTGCGCGGGTGACGATTTCGCGCATCTTCCCATGACCGTCCTCACGCGCGCGGGCGATGGCCGCGCTCGGGGCGGCGCGGACCGCGAGTTCATTGAGCAGGCGGTCGCCGGCCTGCAATTCGCAGACCTTCTCCACCAGGTAGGTGAAGGACTCCCACGGGTCGTCGATCAGCAAGGCCTGCTCGGCAATTCGGCCGCCGGACTCGATGCGGTCCTCGACGGCGGCGGCGATCAGCTCGTCACGGGTCGGGAAGCGGTTGTAGAGGGTGCCGATGGCCACGCCCGCGCGGGCGGCGATCTCCTTCACCGGGGCGTCGAGGCCGCGTTCGGCGAAAACCTCGCGGGCCGCGGTCACCAGCGCATCGCGATTGCGGCGCGCGTCGAGGCGGAGCGGCTTGTTCGAGGACATTCGCCGATCCTACAAATCCGGGGCTCGAATTATCTTGAGCATGGGTTCAACTTAATGTTAGCGTCGAGGAGCAACTTGAACCACTGCTCAACTTAGTGAGGCACCGCATGAGCAAGACCATCGCGATCTTCGGGTTCGGCCCCGGGCTCGGCATGGGCACCGCACGCGTATTCGGCCGGGAGGGGTTCCGGGTGGCGGTTGTCGGCCGCCGCCCCGACAAGGCCGAACTGCACGTCAAGGACCTGCGCGCCGAAGGAATCGAGGCCGCGGCATTTCCCACCGATGTCACCGACGCGGCGCAGGTGCGCGACACCGTCAGCGCGATTCGCGCGCGCTTCGGCGAGATCGACGTCGCCGTGCACGGCGCGGCCGGGAATATCGGCGACCGCATTCCGTCCACACTCGATCTGGACGTCGCCGGACTGAGCGTCCCCATGGCGCTCAAACTGCACTCGCCCATTCTCATGACCCGCGCCCTGGCGCCCGCCATGATCGCCCGCGGCGAGGGGACGCTGCTGTTCTCCTCCGGCTCCACACCGCGCGCGCCCTGGCCGCACCTGTCCAATTTCGGTGTGGCCCTGGCGGCCCAGCACGGCTACGTGCAGCAGCTCGCGGCGGAGTTGAGCGGCACGGGAGTTTATGCGGGCGTACTGAATATCGGCGTTCTGATCGGGAACAGTGTCGCCGAGGAGCTCATCGACAATAATCCGGAACTTGTTCCCGAGGGTCTCGACATCGTTCGCATGTCGAATAATGAACTGGGCGAACACTATTGGCGGATGTACGTCGAACGCGACAGCGCGTCGGTGGACGTCGGTTTTCCCGAATAGGCCCGTACGCAATCGGATACGCGGAGCTACCGGGTTCGGTTATGCCGGTTCAGGTTCCGGGAGAACACCGCGGGTGAGGGTGGTCATGATGGCGTCCACCAATTCGTGACGGGGTGTGCCGTCCTCCTTCGCCGCCTCCCAGCCCGCATATAGCAGCGCCCAGAAGGTGCGGCGGATCCACGGCAGCGGGAGGGCGGACCCGGTCGCCTCGCGCATTCTGACCAGCACCGCGTCCACGGGATCGGCACCGCGCTCGAGTTCGTCCCAGAGTGCGCTGTCACCGGCGAGGCTCGGCTCGGTGTAGACGAACAGCAGGATCGGGCCGAGGGCGAACTGGCCTTCCACCACGCGGCGCAGGGCCGCGCTCGGAGTGCCGCCCATCGGCTCGGCGCGGACGATGGCCTGGCTGCTGAGATCGGTGACGTGCCGGGCGAGGGCGCGCAGCAGGTCGATCCGCTCGGGGAAGTAGCGGTGCAGGGTGGTGCGGCCGACCTCGGCGGCGGTGGCGATCTGGCCGAGGGAGGCCGCCGGGGTCGCCGTGAGGACCTCGGCCGCCGCATCCAGAATGGCCGCGCGGGTGCGGGCTCGGACGCCGGTTCGCGCGGCGGGGGCAGTCATATCCGGAACGGTATCAGGCGGCCCTAAATGGTGCATAACTTGACTCTAATGGAACATCTATGTTCCATTAGAGAAATGCGAGACACCGGAACCATTGCGTCCACCACCACCGGACGCGGACAGCATCTGCGGGTGCTGTGGTCTTTCGTGCGCCCGTATCGGCGACGCCTGCTGCTGGCTCTGCTGCTCGGATTCGGCTATACGGCCGCGGCGCTGGCCACACCGCTGGCCACCAAATGGATCCTCGATTCGGTCGGTACGGCGGGCTCACTGGTGCAGCCGATCTCACTGCTCGCCGCGCTGCTGGTGCTCGGCGCCGGCTTCGGACTGGCCGAATGGATTCTGCTGGGACGCATTGCCGAGCACATCGTGCTCGACGCGCGCGCCGGACTGGTGCGCCGGTTCTTCCGCGGAGTGCTGCCGGATCTGCAGTTCCGCCCGCCGGGCGAGCTGGTCACCCGGGTCACCTCGGACACACTGCTGCTGCGGGAAGCCGCGTCCTCCAGTCTGATTCATCTCATCAACGGCACCATCTCGCTGGTCGGCACGCTGATCCTGATGGCTGTGCTGGATGTGCCGCTGCTGCTGTGCACGCTGGCCGCGGTGCTGATCATCGCGGTGCTCGCGGGCTGGCTCATGCCCGCCATCGCGATTGCGCAGCGGCAGGCCCAGGAGTCGGTGGGGCGGCTCGGCGGAATTCTCGAAGGCGGCATCCGGGCGCTGCGCACGGTGAAATCCAGTGGCTCCGAAGAGCGGGAGACCCAGCGGGTGCTCACCGAAGCGCGGACCTCGGCCCGGCATGCGGTGCGGGCGGTGCGCATCGAAGCGGTGGCCTGGACGGTCGCGGGCAGCGGAATCCAGCTGGCCATTATCGTCATTCTCGCCTACGGCGCGTGGCGGGTCGGACAGGGCGAACTCGCGGTCTCGACCCTGGTTGCCTTCCTGCTGTACGCATTTCAGCTCGCGGATCCCGTGGGTGAGATGACCACGCAGGTGGCGCAACTCCAGTCGGGGGTGGCGGCGGCGGCCCGGCTGCGCGAGGCCGAATCCATTCGCACCGAAAATCTTTCGGCCGGGAGCGGCGATGCCACCGACCGGACCGGGCGCAATGTGCTGACCTTCGAGGATGTTTCGGTGACCTATCCGGGCAGCAGCCGGCCCGCGCTCCGTCATCTCAGCGCGGCCGTGCCGCGGCGCGGGCACACCGCCGTCGTCGGGCCGTCCGGGGCGGGCAAGACCACGCTGTTCTCGCTCATGCTGCGGTTCTATGATCCGGACAGCGGGCGAATCCTGTTGGACGACAAGGACTATGGCACCTTGCGCATCGACGGGGTCCGGGCGCGCATCGGGTATGTCGAGCAGGAGACGCCGCTACTGGCCGGGACCGTGCGGGACAATGTGATCTACCGCTATCCGGACGCCAGCGATGCGGAGGCCTGGGCGGCGCTGGCGGCGGTCGGATTGGACGACACCGTGCGGCGGATGCCGGGCGGATTGGATGAACCGGTTGCGCACACCAGCCTCTCCGGAGGTCAGCGTCAGCGTATTGCCCTGGCGCGCGCCATCGTCCGGCGACCCGACGTGCTGCTGCTGGACGAAGCGACGGCACAGCTGGACGGGCGCACCGAGGCGGCGGTTCAGGACATCATCCGGCGCATCGCCCGCGACAGCGCCGTGGTCACCATCGCGCACCGGCTCTCCACGGTGATCGACGCCGACACCATCTGGCTGATGGAGGACGGTGCGCTGCGTGCCGGCGGGACCCACGAGGAGTTGCTTGCCGGGGATGATCTCTATCGGGAACTTGTTGCCGCGCTGCGTATTTCGGTCACCGAAAGCCCCGGCACCGCGCCGGCGAATGCACTCAGCGCGTGAGGAATTCGTCGATCGCGGCATTGACCAGATCCGGAGCCGTCCAATTCGGCGCGTGGCCGGCGCCCGGGATCGTCACCACCGCACCGGCCGCGGGCAAGCCGGAAGCCAGTGCCTCGGACTTCTGCGCGGTGCTCGAACCGTCGAATTCACCGCGCAGAACCAGCACCGGGCAGGTGATTTCGCCGAGGCGATCCGCCAGGGACTCCCGTTCGATCAGGCAGGACGCCGCCTGCCGGATCGCGGGCCGGTCACTCGCTGCCCATTTGGCCCGCCACGGTGCCTGATCGGCGGGTGTGCCGCCGATCAGCTGGGCGGCCAGCCCGGGGGCCAGCTCGCTCAGCGGCACCTCCGGGTTGGTCCACGCATCGAACAGGGTGCGGTAATCCGCCTGCTCGGCCGCGGTCGACGCACCGGCTTCGGTATCGAGCAGGAGCAGTGCGTCCGTGCGGTCCGGCGCCAGCAGTGCCGCACGCAACGCCACATAGCCGCCCTGGGACATGCCGCCCAGGATCGCGTGCTCGACCTCGGCGGCATCCATGACGGCGAGCAGATCGCGGGCCGAATCCCAATAACTGAAGGGGGTGGCCGGATCGGCGGTGGTGCCGCCGTGGCCGCGCGCGTCCCAGCACAGCACCCGGAAACCCTTGGATTCCAGGAACTCCGCCTGCGGGGCGAACATCGACAGATCCATGAAGAATCCGTGGCCCAAGACTACGGTCGGCAGGCCTCGGCGGCCGGAGTCGGTGTAGAACACGCGGGCACCATCGGTATCGACGTACGGCATGGCGGTAGCGTAATCGCGCCGCCCGCGCTCGTGCGCGACCGAAACACAGTCCGGTCAGCGGGCGTTCGGGCCGCAGGGGCTGCTCGTCGTTCCGAATACCCTGGAGCGCAGCACTCTTCAGATCTCGGCGGCGGTCCGAGGCTCGTGTTCGGCGGCGAGATGTGCGGCTATCGCCGCTTCGACCAGTTGCCGCCAGCCCGGATTGTCCTGGGTGGTCTTCTCGTCGTGGAACCATCGACAATCAGGAACAGGGCATACGAACCGGTAGGTGCCGTAGTCGTCGATGCGACCTCCGGGACTGAAGGGCCGCTCGTCGGCCGGCCTGATAGCGCGGTGTTCGGCGAAGGCGCCAGGTTCGTCTCCCACCCGAGTACTCGATCACATACTGGTGCGCCGGTACCACTCACGAACCAAGCGGTACGCGATCCTGTGACGGCGGACACTCTCGCGGCGGTGGCCATCATGGGCCCGGAAACACGAAAACCGCCCTCAAGAGGACGGTTCCGGTGAAGAAAACATTCGAGTGGAGCTAAGGGGATTCGAACCCCTGACCCCCACACTGCCAGTGTGGTGCGCTACCAGCTGCGCCATAGCCCCATGTTCAGTTTTTGTTCGCGAGGCGTGCCCCGCTTGCTTGAAAGAAGTTACACGACCTGCATGGAACAAACCAAATCGCCTGCACAAATGCTGGCGGCGACGATCTTCGCGGCGTAGGGTCGAACACATGTTCGATAGCGGAGAGGCGGAGGCGATGGGCGATGCGGAGCTGATCGAAGCGCTGCGACGGGCACACGGCGCAGCGGCGTTCGCGCAGGCAGCGGAGATCACGGCCATTCGGGAGGTGTATCGCCGTCATCGCGCCGGCAATGCCGAACCCGGGCCGGGCGGGATCCGGGCCGGCGAGTTCGCCGCCGCCGAAGTGGCGGTCGCGGTGCAGGTTTCCGAGGCGGTGGCGGCGGCGCTCATCGATATCGGGCTGGCGCTGGATTCGCTACCGCAGACGCGGCTGGCCTTCGCGGCGGGGCGGATTGATCTCTCGCGGGTGCAGGTCATTACTGAGGCCATGCGCGGGCTCGCGCGTGAGGTGCGAGAAGCCTTGGAGCCCAAGCTCATCGAGGCCGCCACCCGCTCCGATCCGGGCCGGCTGCGGCAGACGGCGCGGCGCTGGGTGATTCGCCTCGATCCCGAGGGTGAGCAGCGACGGCGCGAGGCGCGCGAGTCCGACCGCGATGTCCGAATTCGCGCGGTGCACGACGGTATGGCGGTCTTCGACGGTCTGCTACCCGCCGCCGGCGCCCAGACCGTGGCCATGCGGCTGCGCGAGATGAGTCTGCAAGTGTGCGAAGACGATCCGCGCACCATGCCGCAGCGCCGCGCCGATGCGCTGGTCGCACTCGCGGACGGCACCGGCCGCCTCCGCTGCGGTTGCACCCACGGCAAAAACTGCCCCCAGGCCGGCGCCCCCGCCTCCCCCCGCCGCCCGCTCATCCAGGTCGGCATGTCCGCCGAAACCCTCCTCGGCCTCCGCGACGACCCCGCCTTCCTCTCCGGCTTCGGCCCCGTCGACGCCGCCCTAGCCCGCACCCTCGCCGAACACGCCCGCTTCCAAGTAATCCCCGAATACTTCGCCCCCACCACCCCCGCTCCCACCGCCGGCCCAACCCGATCAGCGGCACCCACCCCCACCGACCCGAGCCAACCGATCACACTCGCCACCAGCGACCAGAGTCGATCCGAGGCGCGCACCCCAGACGATCCGAACCCCTCCGCCACACCCGCGACTCCCCACCCGCGCCCATCTGCATCACCCACCGCTCGCGGCATCGGCGTCTCCACAACACCCCCAGCCCCTGACTCGAACTCATCGGTGACACCTGCCATCACGGACTCGAGTCCGTCGGCGGCACACGCCAAAGCAGACACGAATCCTTCGGCGGCCGCTACCGCCGGGGACCAGAGTTCTTCCGCGGCAAGCGCCGACACGGACCCGAATCGCTCGGCGGCCGGCGGCGGAGACCCGAGTTCATCGGCGGCGTCCTCGACTTCCGACTCGAGTTCCTCGACGGTGACGCGGATCGGGGGGCCGCGCTCGTCGGGGGCACGGCGGAATCCGACTGCTCCGATGGCGCCGTGGGAACGTTCGGCCGGGCTGTACGAGGTGCCCGCCGATTCGGTTGCGCCCGAGGCGCTTCGCGCGGCGGCACGCCAGGCAGCGGGTTCCGGTGCGCCAGGCGCTCATCCGGCGGGGTCGAAGCGCAATTCCGCGGCGGCGAAGGTCGAGGTATCGCCGCCGTTCTCGGCCGCTCCCCCGCGTGAGGTACGCGCCTTCGACGGGCTGTGCCGCTTCCCCGGCTGCACCATGCCGGCCGCCGAAACCCTGCTCTCCCAGTTCGATTCGCTGCGGATGCGCCGCGCACCCCAGGCCAGCGCAGCCCCCCGCGCCGTCCTGTGCTCCCACCACCACCGCCTGAAAGCCCTCGCCGACAGCGGAAAACAACCCTGGCGCGTCTACCTCGCCGACACCGACCGCATGCGCTGGATCGACCCTTCCGGCGAATCCCACGAAACCATCCGCGAGGGCGCCCGATACCTCTTCCCCCACACCGATATCGACGCCCCCGCCAAACCACCCCACCGCCCCTACCGCCTCCCCGAAGAACCAACCCCCCTACCCACCCCCGCAACCACCGACATCGCCTACCCCCTCGAAACCCACGTCCTACTCCACCCCCAGCTCTCCCGCTCCACCCCGGAAAACGACATCCCCACCCTCCCGGCCCGCCCGTCCCCACGGTGAATCCCACGACCCCCCTGGGCCGGCAAGCCCCAGCCCCAGCCCCCACACCGCAAGGCCTGAGCCACCCATGGCCAGACCTATCAGGACCTCGACGCGAGCGCGGCCCTACGCCACCCGCAACTCGATGAGCCCCCACCCTTCCCACCCCTGACCACGGACCCGTGCTGCCAGCTCGGTTCCCTGCCCGGGGTGCGGCTCTCCTGAGGCCCCGATGGGCCGCACCCCACCAATTCCTGCACACCCGATGCCCGGGAGCCGCGACTGGCACGCGACTCCCCCCGGGGTGCGGCCGCCCCGGCGCCCCCGACAGGCCGCACCCCACCCAATGTCCTTGCGCCCGTGCGATTCCACGAGGCGCTCATCGAGTTGGAGGTCGCCGCTGATGCTCTCCGGCGGGCCGGTGACTACACCAGCCGGCTGCGCCGCGCAGTCATCGATGGGTGATCGGCGTGGTGGGCGCCCGTATTGACCAAACAGCCCGTGTCCAAGTCGCACACCCCTTGTCGGGGCTGCGTGGTTTAGACACGGGCTGTGGCATTGGTCCGGACGGCAGGTGGCCGAATCAGGTGGGGCGTTGGTCCGGGTTACTTGGTGGCGTTGATGACCCAGTCGGATTTGTTGACGTCGATCTTCTTGTCGTTGACGAAGACCGAGGGGGTGGCTACGCGGTCGCCGGAGGCGGAGGTCAGGGCCTTCATGGCGGCTTCGGCGTGGTTGCGGGCGGAGTCGAGGCGGTCGGCGGTGGTGATGCATTTCAGGGTGTCGTCGGTGGCGCCTGCGTCTTTGGCGATGGTGGCGAGGTCCTGATTGCTGTGGTCGGGGCCGCCCTCCTCGGGCTGCTTGGTGGTGAAGAGGAGGGTGTGGAATTTGGAGTAGACGGGGCCGTCGCCGGCCTGGGCCACACATTCGTTGGCGGCTACGGCGCGGGTCGAGTAGTCCTTGCTGCGCGAGCGCGAGTCCAGGAAGTTGACGAGGCGGTAGCGCACCGCGAGCTTGCCCTCGTCGACCTGCTTGGCGATCTCCTGTCCGTAGGTCTTCTCCAGCTGCCCGCAGGCGGGGCACAGCGGATCCTCGTAGACGTCAATGGTTTTGGCGACCTGGGATTGACCCAGCACGATCGCGCCGTCGGAGTCCATGGCCACCGTCACGGCGGAATTGTGCACCGGGCCGTACCCGTCGTCGCGTACCGCTACGCTGCCGCTGTCGTTCCACTGATACAGCGCGAAGATGATCAGGGCGACCACCGCCAGCGCCACGCCGGCTAGGGCGTACGTGGTTTTGCTCGATACCGGCCGCGGGGTGTGTTTCGAAGACGGTGCGCTCACGCGCAACACTCTGCCGCACCGCCGCCGCACGCGCCCACCCACCCCCGCAACTCATACCGGGTGCGGGCGGACTGTGGCATTCGCTACGCCGGGGCCGGTTCCTTGCGGCGCAACGTTTCCGGCACCACCATCCAGGCCGCCGAGGCCGTGGCGAGAATGACGCCGGTGACCCCGAGCGCCACCC encodes the following:
- a CDS encoding phosphoribosyltransferase; the encoded protein is MDRNDAGRQLAGLLSAFRGHDVVVLALPGGGVRVAHEIAARLRVLLDVILVQPLAVARCPDLVYGLLGEEHTLLIDTAAVARGELCDEEREHTEQLQSKILRHSAFSFRGEYPRLSLEDRTVVIVDECLTEAGTVRDACRMARMHGAIRVAVAVPVAGRQALSGLSPYADKIVCLHAPAQSPTAGHWYRDGAPTTSTDIASMLGTNHSAVASDSAAAAESAAGFDGASRITPASRSTSMRGRWP
- a CDS encoding TetR/AcrR family transcriptional regulator, with protein sequence MSSNKPLRLDARRNRDALVTAAREVFAERGLDAPVKEIAARAGVAIGTLYNRFPTRDELIAAAVEDRIESGGRIAEQALLIDDPWESFTYLVEKVCELQAGDRLLNELAVRAAPSAAIARAREDGHGKMREIVTRAQQAGVLRADWVLEDIAFITWAHTRIVEATGTLAPDAWRRHLAFVFDGLRAAAAHPLPVPPITEEQLMDALGAGSEPS
- a CDS encoding SDR family NAD(P)-dependent oxidoreductase — translated: MSKTIAIFGFGPGLGMGTARVFGREGFRVAVVGRRPDKAELHVKDLRAEGIEAAAFPTDVTDAAQVRDTVSAIRARFGEIDVAVHGAAGNIGDRIPSTLDLDVAGLSVPMALKLHSPILMTRALAPAMIARGEGTLLFSSGSTPRAPWPHLSNFGVALAAQHGYVQQLAAELSGTGVYAGVLNIGVLIGNSVAEELIDNNPELVPEGLDIVRMSNNELGEHYWRMYVERDSASVDVGFPE
- a CDS encoding TetR/AcrR family transcriptional regulator, producing the protein MTAPAARTGVRARTRAAILDAAAEVLTATPAASLGQIATAAEVGRTTLHRYFPERIDLLRALARHVTDLSSQAIVRAEPMGGTPSAALRRVVEGQFALGPILLFVYTEPSLAGDSALWDELERGADPVDAVLVRMREATGSALPLPWIRRTFWALLYAGWEAAKEDGTPRHELVDAIMTTLTRGVLPEPEPA
- a CDS encoding ABC transporter ATP-binding protein, whose amino-acid sequence is MRDTGTIASTTTGRGQHLRVLWSFVRPYRRRLLLALLLGFGYTAAALATPLATKWILDSVGTAGSLVQPISLLAALLVLGAGFGLAEWILLGRIAEHIVLDARAGLVRRFFRGVLPDLQFRPPGELVTRVTSDTLLLREAASSSLIHLINGTISLVGTLILMAVLDVPLLLCTLAAVLIIAVLAGWLMPAIAIAQRQAQESVGRLGGILEGGIRALRTVKSSGSEERETQRVLTEARTSARHAVRAVRIEAVAWTVAGSGIQLAIIVILAYGAWRVGQGELAVSTLVAFLLYAFQLADPVGEMTTQVAQLQSGVAAAARLREAESIRTENLSAGSGDATDRTGRNVLTFEDVSVTYPGSSRPALRHLSAAVPRRGHTAVVGPSGAGKTTLFSLMLRFYDPDSGRILLDDKDYGTLRIDGVRARIGYVEQETPLLAGTVRDNVIYRYPDASDAEAWAALAAVGLDDTVRRMPGGLDEPVAHTSLSGGQRQRIALARAIVRRPDVLLLDEATAQLDGRTEAAVQDIIRRIARDSAVVTIAHRLSTVIDADTIWLMEDGALRAGGTHEELLAGDDLYRELVAALRISVTESPGTAPANALSA
- a CDS encoding alpha/beta fold hydrolase, whose product is MPYVDTDGARVFYTDSGRRGLPTVVLGHGFFMDLSMFAPQAEFLESKGFRVLCWDARGHGGTTADPATPFSYWDSARDLLAVMDAAEVEHAILGGMSQGGYVALRAALLAPDRTDALLLLDTEAGASTAAEQADYRTLFDAWTNPEVPLSELAPGLAAQLIGGTPADQAPWRAKWAASDRPAIRQAASCLIERESLADRLGEITCPVLVLRGEFDGSSTAQKSEALASGLPAAGAVVTIPGAGHAPNWTAPDLVNAAIDEFLTR
- a CDS encoding DUF222 domain-containing protein — protein: MFDSGEAEAMGDAELIEALRRAHGAAAFAQAAEITAIREVYRRHRAGNAEPGPGGIRAGEFAAAEVAVAVQVSEAVAAALIDIGLALDSLPQTRLAFAAGRIDLSRVQVITEAMRGLAREVREALEPKLIEAATRSDPGRLRQTARRWVIRLDPEGEQRRREARESDRDVRIRAVHDGMAVFDGLLPAAGAQTVAMRLREMSLQVCEDDPRTMPQRRADALVALADGTGRLRCGCTHGKNCPQAGAPASPRRPLIQVGMSAETLLGLRDDPAFLSGFGPVDAALARTLAEHARFQVIPEYFAPTTPAPTAGPTRSAAPTPTDPSQPITLATSDQSRSEARTPDDPNPSATPATPHPRPSASPTARGIGVSTTPPAPDSNSSVTPAITDSSPSAAHAKADTNPSAAATAGDQSSSAASADTDPNRSAAGGGDPSSSAASSTSDSSSSTVTRIGGPRSSGARRNPTAPMAPWERSAGLYEVPADSVAPEALRAAARQAAGSGAPGAHPAGSKRNSAAAKVEVSPPFSAAPPREVRAFDGLCRFPGCTMPAAETLLSQFDSLRMRRAPQASAAPRAVLCSHHHRLKALADSGKQPWRVYLADTDRMRWIDPSGESHETIREGARYLFPHTDIDAPAKPPHRPYRLPEEPTPLPTPATTDIAYPLETHVLLHPQLSRSTPENDIPTLPARPSPR
- a CDS encoding DsbA family protein, whose amino-acid sequence is MSAPSSKHTPRPVSSKTTYALAGVALAVVALIIFALYQWNDSGSVAVRDDGYGPVHNSAVTVAMDSDGAIVLGQSQVAKTIDVYEDPLCPACGQLEKTYGQEIAKQVDEGKLAVRYRLVNFLDSRSRSKDYSTRAVAANECVAQAGDGPVYSKFHTLLFTTKQPEEGGPDHSNQDLATIAKDAGATDDTLKCITTADRLDSARNHAEAAMKALTSASGDRVATPSVFVNDKKIDVNKSDWVINATK